The following coding sequences are from one Electrophorus electricus isolate fEleEle1 chromosome 22, fEleEle1.pri, whole genome shotgun sequence window:
- the LOC118240664 gene encoding butyrophilin-like protein 2: protein MKCVWVILFLHWSLSGGQEFNMEGPDVPVVAAPGSDIILPCSIKPKASEQSHVSAVDMEVKWSRTDLNSAVVHHYMDKIDKNEDQDPSYRGRTALFKEELQYGNTSLLLKNVKVSDGGQYTCQVDSAHQKDHVSVLLKVEGIGGAPEITVLGTDSGGVLLQCDSKGWWPVPELQWLDSEGAEVRAGQ, encoded by the exons atgaagtgtgtttgggtgattcTTTTCCTCCACTGGTCTCTCTCAG GAGGTCAGGAGTTTAACATGGAGGGTCCAGATGTGCCTGTTGTTGCTGCTCCTGGTTCTGACATCATTTTGCCGTGTTCCATCAAACCCAAAGCCTCTGAACAATCCCATGTGAGTGCTGTGGACATGGAAGTGAAGTGGAGCAGAACAGACCTGAATAGCGCAGTAGTGCATCACTATATGGATAAAATAGACAAGAATGAAGATCAGGATCCTTCATACAGAGGGAGAACAGCTCTGTTCAAAGAGGAGCTACAGTATGGCAACACCTCACTGCTACTGAAGAACGTTAAAGTGTCTGATGGAGGACAGTACACATGTCAAGTTGATTCTGCCCATCAGAAAGATCATGTCAGTGTTCTGCTTAAAGTTGAAG GTATTGGAGGAGCCCCAGAGATCACTGTACTGGGCACTGACTCAGGTGGGGTTCTTCTACAGTGTGACTCTAAGGGCTGGTGGCCTGTACCTGAACTCCAGTGGCTGGACAGTGAAGGAGCAGAAGTACGTGCTGGA cagtga